A stretch of DNA from Ochotona princeps isolate mOchPri1 chromosome 13, mOchPri1.hap1, whole genome shotgun sequence:
CCCGGCCCCGGCTGGGCTGTCTTCTCCAGGGGCTGGAGCTGCCGGCGGCTCCAGCGACGTCCCTGCGGAGGCGGCAGGGTTGGAGCTgagctcgctctctcgctcttcCAGCGTCGCCTGGCTGTCCTTTTGCACCATCCTCCTGCCCCCGGCCGCCGCCACCTCGGCGGGTCCTCTCGGGCCTCCGTCGGTTGGGCtgcagccccgcagccccgccAAGGGCCCCTCGGCGCCGAGCGCGCGCCCCCGCCGCGCTTCCCCTCCCCCTCGCTCCGCAGGGGCCCGAGTGCCCGGATGAGAAGGGCGGCGGCACCAGCGCGAGCCCTTTGTCAGCCGGAGCCTCCGCCTAAGCAAGGGAGCCGGAAGCCTCAGCAGACAGCGAGGCGGCAAGCTCTTGTTCCCTGGAAGCAAAAAGCCAAGGCTCGTCTTGGTCCTCCGTTAGCCCCCCGTGTGCCCTCCCGACAGTCTCAACCCCTCCACTGTTTGCTCTCCTGGCCCCGGCGGCTCCTCTCCGGCCTCTACCGCCCGCTTCCTGTTTATCCGCACTGCGCCTGCGCCACAGACCGGATCAGACCGGTCCTCTCAACCCTGCTCCCCCTCCTCTTTCGAGGTCAACCCATTAAGCCGCTTTTGTAGGGGGGATATAAGATAGAGAAACGAGAAACGCACGAGAAAAGGCAGGTAGTGGAGCATACCACTTGTGCTTGCCACCCTCCACAACCAGCCAGGCACCTTGGGACGGACCATTATTCTACCCGAAGAAGGGGAGTATGGGAGGAGGCTGTGGCCGGTACGGGCAATTGGGAGAGAGGGGGtgttaatggaaaaaaaagaggtGTTTACTCCTCAATGCGCAGGCGCGGAAAAGAAGTCTCTGGTTCTTAAAGAGGAAGGAGCTGACCTAGTTTCAGTGCAGTTTCTTGTCTTTACATCTCCCCGGCCTGGGCTCGGTTCTGTGAAGGCACCATTCTAAACAGCTCAGCTCACCCCTCTTCCTTCAGTCATTTTCTCTTACCCACCCCTCCCTACCCTAGCGCTGGTGCTAATCCCTCTTTAAAATTCAATCCTCTGCACATTTCTTAAGTCCGCCAACCCTGATTGGGCTGTGGGGCCTCTATGAGCTCACAGTGCTTTGCATGAGGCGTGGCCCGGTGTAGGGGCGTCCAGGGGAGATGGTGACTATCTCCTCGGAGCCCAGGTAGTGGCTGCGACTTCTCTTTTCAGCTGGATCACCAGTCTTGGTGAGACCGGGAGCAGGGTGGCGGATAGGGGCAAAAGGCAGGTTTGGAAGTAAAATGGACGAAGTCTGAGGGGCCACAAGATTCATGGATTGAGCTTCAGCGTGAGCCACGTGACCTGGGGACACTTCCCAGTCCTACAAGGGCTTGGTGTATGTTCCCACAGCTCCGTGTTATAATACATTTTACACTAAGTTCAGTAACATCTTTATTATTTCACGTTTTGAGAGACAGACAATAAGTCTTCCACCTCTTGACTCCCTCCGCATATGCCTGCAGCAGCCGGGGTGGCCCccgcagaaggcaggagctgacAAACACGTCTGGACAGGTCTCAGTTTGTGATTAAACATGGCCTGGGCGTCTCCCTCTAGTTTGGATTATGGAGGCTCTATATGTAAGTTTGGGGGGTGACTCctctcctggcagccccacttgtgGCTCAGACCGCTGCCTctccttttgttgttttttttaatggaacattTCACAAATGAGTCACCCTTGTGCAGGAGCGGTTAATCTTCCCTAGAATATTCCAATTTTTTGTATGATGTGCTGCCTAAACAAGAACAGAGGAAACACCTTGTTAAGGGACCTCCTGCAATGATCGTCGAGGGCTTTACACAGCTTCCCTGGATATTTGGTTCTGTGGGAGTTAGGAGCTGTCCTTAGTTCTAGGACATTTTTCTGCGTCACATCTTACACTGCCTTCAAATGGGCAGTCACACAGTGTCCCTGTTCAGATCTTGGCTTCTCAAACTTGAAGAGTAGTTCCAACCACACAGCTGTTACACATTTTCTCCCCACATCACCTCCCACCTGTAGCTACAGTAGCAATCACGGCTAAATAGGCTCAAGATAATGTTTATGGGGCTCTTGCCTCAGAATTTAGATTCCAGTTGGAAGAAATAAATCACTGGAACTGATACAAGAGGCACTGTCAGTagcagtggcttaacgcactgtgccacaactccagcaCCTAAACATCAGTAATATGCTGAGTGTTCCAAGTCCTCATGAAGGTGTCAGATGGTAGTGTTGGAGCTCAGAGGAGAGTTCTTGGGAGTATAAACTTTGGAACCTCTCCATACAGATGgattttataacttaaaaaataatttctttagaaAGCAaagtaagagagggagaaaccttccatttgcttgttctctccccaatggacacaacagctgggacaggggttggactaggccaaagctgggtctcccctatgggtcatcctctgctactttcccaggcaaattagcagtcagctggatcagaagtaaaaaaaaaaaacaggcatcaCATCAGTGCATAGATGAGATGTGGCATTGCAGTGACAGCCTTATCGTGCCACAACAGTGGTGCCCACAGATGGTGTTTAAACCATGGCGTTAGGGGTGATTTGGAGAAACAGCTCAGATCTGAACTGAAGAAACCAACATTTAGCATAAGAACAAATCTGCAACGGAGGGCTGGAGCAGGCGCTAGCGAAAGGCAAGAGAAGAGTGTTCTGACAAGGGTCTGCTTTCATCATTCTGAATTTGCCCAACAACCAAGACAAAATGATGTGGATGCCAACATGCCATCTTTTTCTGGCTCCCATCTGGGCATTTCTCACCTCACTAGCAAGTCTCAGCTTCAAACCTTAACCTCCCCGAAACTCAGATCTATCCTAAAAATGGACACTGcgagggtgggtgtttggtgcgGTGGCATCCACATCCAATAATGCCACTCCTGTATTCAGCCTCCTGGTCCCTGCTACTCATATGAGATAGCCAGATATAGTCCCTGGTTTCTAAGTCCcagctggcttcagctcggcccagccccagctgttagggGAGCTTTCAGGAGAATAAATTAACAGGTAAAAGTGcttactctttctttcaaataaaagaaaaatttaaaaatggagactgtcggggcccggcggcgtggcctagcagctaaagttcttgccttgaacgccccggaatcccatatgggtgccggttctaatcgcggcagctccacttcccatccagctccctgcttgtggcctaggaaagcagttgaggacggcccaaagctttgggacactgcacccatgtgggagacccggaagaggttcctggttcccaactttggattggctcagcaccggccgttgtggtcacttggggagtgaatcgtcgggtggaagatcttcctctctgtctatctgactttgtaataaaaaataaacaaatatttttaaaaaatggagactgtttcgagctggcattgtggcatagcaagttaagcctccacctgtgatgccaacatcccatatgggcaccagttcaagtcctagctgctccacttctgcacaagctccctgctaatgcacctgggaaagcagcaggaactggcccaaatctttgggcccctacacccacgtgggtaACCCAGATGAAGCGCCTGGCACCTGGCATCAGGCCAGcccagttcctgccattgtggacatttgttattctttcacataaaattaaaaaaatctttttacaaaaaggTGATTTTTCTCCATATctgacacatatatacacataatgtGTTGCTATTTATTAATGCCTATTATGTGCCACATGCCATACACAGAATGTACATGTCTCTACTGTGCCCCAAGGCTACCCTGACAGAGATGTAGTGGACTGGGTTTGTTGAGATCTTACCACAAAATCATAAGGCCTCTCTCTTCTCTgagcctttttttgtttttgtttttgtttttaatggaaggCTGGTGACCTattacagtagcctagtggctaaagtcctcattctGCCTGTGCCATGATTCCACATGGATactggttccagttccagctgccccacttcccatccagctccctgcttatgactgaggaaagcagttgaggatggtagaaagccttgggaccctgtacctagaCGGATGGTCcaaagggggctcctggcttcagatcagctcagttccggctgatgggaacacttggggagtgaaccagtggatggaagctctttctctctgtaaatctgcctttccaataaaaataaataaacatttaaaaaaaaaagaaaaagaaaggctgcGAGGCACAGTACAtggtgttttgctttgtttgttgttcaagatttatccatttctttattggaaaggcagatctacagaaaaaggagacaaaaaaaatcttctggactcagtgctatagcctagtggctgaagtcctcaccttgaacttgctgggatcccacatgggcaccagttctaatcccagcagccttacttcccatccaactccctgcttgtgccctgggaaagcagtcaaagacagcctaaagccttggggatcctgcacccatgtgtgagaccaggaagaagctcttggctcctggctttggattggctcagctccagctgttacagctgcttggggagtgaatcaacagatggaagatctttctctgtctcctcctctctgtatatctgactttgcagtaaaaataaataaatcttaaaaaaaatcttctactagttcactcccaaaatggacagaaagtggaacagctgggacaggacgcatcacccatatgagatcctggcatgtgcaaagcgaggatttaacTACTGAGTTGCCATGCCAGGCCTATTTTCGTCACTATAAAATAATCCATTAGTTTAACTTGTCCATTGTTATGTGTGGTTCACACTGCCTGGTTTTAAACGCCCATGTTCCTTATCAGAATGACCTAACTACCCTGATCCCTCATCCAGCTTGAGTGGGAGCCACTTACTTGGGAAGACCCAGATAAGATCCCCTTCTGTAAAGCGGGCTCACAGCATGAATCCAGACTTTACTCCAATGATCCAAAGAAAACCAGAGCCTCCAGGGCAAATGGTTCTGAGATGATCCAGAGAACACAGGTGACAAAACAGTGTCTTCTAGAAGTGAGGTTTTGCTTCTTGATCCCCCTAGCCCTCCCTTGACCTTGTCAATGTAACAGTGAGGGTGATGTCCCCAGAGAAATAATCGGGGTGGGTTATCATCGCTGACCCCTCTCTAGGAGCAGCACAAAGGGATGGGGACATGTAAGAAGCCTCTGTCATATTTGTGCTGTATGCCTCAGGATGACCTACCCCGGGGTGCACTCCATCTCCGTCCCCCTTGTCCCACCCATCACTGCTGGATGGGGTACAGACACAAGAGCACATCTGTACTAGGGCCATAGGGGTCATTCCCACAAAGcaattttttgttaaaaattgaaGGGGATCTCCTCTTCCCTACCCCTACATCCTtgcctcccctctctgctgccaaaaaaagaattctttcagATTAAGTTAAATTTACAAAGCAGAAATTCTTGATTCAACTTGTAGGGATCTTGGCCAAGACACAGCTTGCTCAGCATGATTTTCAGGACACTGCTGGCCCattcttcctccttgtctcctcTCAGGATTTAGGAGGTTCAGGAGGGGCCTGAGGCCAGGTGGGCTTCCCACCATCCCAGACCCTGTGTCTGGTTCTCCTGCTAGGTATGGGCAGCCTGCAAGAAGGAGAGGTGCTTTTTCGGGCTTGTGTTGTAGGTGTGGGATGTGAGGGACAGAAGGGCAGAAACAGCAACCTGTGCATAGCCATTGTGTTTTATTAGATCTGGTGCACTTCTGATTTTACAAAatatatagaagagccaaaaaATGCAAAGCAGCCAGTTGGTGTTCTGACAGGAAAAAGGGCCCCCTCGGGGGGTGGGGGATGCCTCGTGTCAGATTCTGGCTGACTGTTGGGAGCTGAATGGGGCAAGCAGGTGTACCGAGGGGTAGCAGCATGGCAGGAGTGCTGATGACCAAGTATGACCCAGGTCCCTTGGTCCCGCCTTTCAGGTGTGTCCTCTGGGTGGACTCACAGGGAACTGAGGAGGAACTGGGTGAAGGGGTGGGGCTGCGCCCAGGATCCTGGAAAATTCTAACCAATATCCCCACACCGCATTCAGACGCAAAGCCTGCCTCCTTCTTCCCCAGCCATCtaaggggagagggaaaggactTTGACTCAGGCACCTCCCTGATTCACTCCATCCATCCAAAGCGAGAGGACGGGGCGCACGAGAACCTGGGCTTTCACCATCAGGGCAACTGATGAACAGGCAGGGTGGGCTGCAGGTCCAGTAGGTGTCAGCAAGGACATCTCCCACGCTCTTTCTTTCCCCCCTGCCACCCCAACACCCACACAGACAGGAAGGTGGGAGAGGAGAGAATACCAGGGATGTGCCAGAGAGCTGGATTCCAGGCTCTCCTAGGAGACTAAGGAGAGAATGGAAAACTTCTGCAGTGTTTCCAAGAAGataaggtcttcaaaaagtccagaAATTCATATTCTGATGGCTGGGGATAGAAGACCTGTGGCACTCTGAACTGCAGCTGGCCATGCAGGAGAGCTCACCATCTTCCCAGGCTTTTCTGGTTTCTCCTTTAGCCACTTCCTAGGACCTAACAGCTCAAGGCCAAGATTTCCCTCAGTCCTGTCTATATTCTTCACACCACTCCTCAACTCCGCTAGGACTCTCAGGCTAGTGCGAGAGCCAGCTAGTGGAGAACAGAAGATACTCTCTGAGCAAGGAATTTCAGGGGAACCATTAATGGAATTGGTGGGGGGAAGCACCATAGCAGGAGACATTCTGGCTAGTGTCAGTTTCTAGTGAGGGTGGGAGGGGCACCCTAAGAGCTGGGTGTCAGGCAGGAGGGGGTGAAAGCCATTGGGAGTTGGGAACACCCCCTAGAAGCCATCTGCCCACTGTGTGGCCCCCTCCACTCAGGGATCTGGACTAGTTGATCCTCAGGCTCTCGGCTGCCCACAGATTCCAAGGAAGGGCAGGCGAGGATGCGGCCAGAGCTGGGAAGAGAAGGGGCGGTCTGCCTAGACTAGGGTTGGAGGATGGTCCCCGGGCCAACCGAGGCCCTCTCCTGGGCAGCTAGATGACATTATCAAACAGCTGCATGGACCTCATGATGTTCTCATCCTGTGGTCACGGGGTAGGGGAGGCagggtggagagagaaagggagagaaagagcttgtCAGAGCCAGGGAGACggggaggcagaggtggggaTAGAGGAGGCCCTCCAGGTAGTATGCCTCTCCCAGGTGTGGAGGAACAGGCTTGGGGTGCCGAGGAATGTGTGTGAGCAGTACTCTGTCCAAGGGATCTTCGTCGTATATCACTGAACCAGGCCCTGAGTCTAGACCAGGGAAACCAAGAGGGCGTAGGGCCTGTACCTTTTGACAAGACTCTATGAACTCCTCAATGGTCACCACTCCATCCTTGTTTCTGTCCATCTTCTGCACGAAGGGGGTCCAGCAAGGAGAACAAGAACGGTGACAAGAGGGAAGCAGGCAGAGGGTGGGTCAGATCCCCTGTGGCTTCTAGGCCTCCCAGCCTTCCCCACAGCCTGCCCAGGTCCcggcacctggaagaagctctccaCGTGCTCCCTTGGGGCCTCCTCACGGAGCGCAGGGTACGTGTACTTGCCCATCATGTCGTAGATGGACTTCATGATGTCAAGCATTTCCTGTTGGGCCAAGAGAAAAGTGGATCCCCCTCAGAGGCTCTGGGCTGCAAGCCAAGAGGCCTGCAGCCCAGGACAGCTTCTGCCCTTCCTGGTGACACATCTGTGGTGTGCATTCCCTTCCAATGGCCCTTGGGCCCCCCACCCCTGGCCCTGCGGGTGGCCCTGCACCTCCTTCGTGATACAGCCATCCTTGTTGAGGTCATACAGGTTGAAGGCCCAGTTCAGCCTGTCATCTACGCTGCCCCGGAGAATCACCGACAGACCAGCCACGAAGTCCTGAGaagcaggcagagggagaaaagCTGGGTCTAGCGGAGCCCTTCACACAGCCTGAGCTCTTGGATGGGCCTGGGAGCCCCCACATCCCACTCACCTCAAAACTGACCGAGCCGTCATGGTTGGTGTCAAAGGCATTGAAGAGGAAAGTGGCATAGGTGCTAGAGTCTGCAGAGGCGGTACGTAGTCAGTTGGCTGGGGGGCCTTCTGGCCTCTCTGCAGGGTacccccttcccctctctcagcTGCTTGCTTCCCTTACCTCCTTGGGGAAAGAACTGGGAGTAAATCTGCTTGAAGTTCTCCTCATTGACAATTCCGCTGGGACActcctgtgggggtggggggaccaaTCTGAGGGCACAGGTAAACCTCCTGTTACCCTGCGCCCTTCCTCAGGGGAATTTTTCAGGAGGGTTCACTGGCTAGGAGGTAAGATCTCCCCAGTGCACACATAAAACACAATGAACCCAGCCGCGGGCCTCCTCCCGCCTGCCCACCCTCGCAGCCACTGGCTGCGAGTCTCGATTAGGCCTCATTCCACTCTGTCCTGCCACGCTTCCATTTCCACTTCCACTCACGTTCTTGAAGCCCCGGTACAGGACCTGCAGCTCCTTGCGCGTGAACTTCGTTTGCTCTTGCAGTTGCTCCAGACCCTCAGGCCGGTGACACACGGTGGACAGTTCAAACTCATCCTCCACGCTGTCTGCGGGGAGCAGTgtggaggggggaggggtggacgGACAGCCGTGCCTCAGGCTCGGCCCCTGTGCCCTCCCCTTGCAAAtcgcctccctccctgtctcatcTCCGATGTGCCAGAAACCAGCCTGCCGGCTCCCCGAACCCTGATCCGAGGACAAGGAGGCCAGGAGAGAAGTCGCTGGTCAGCTACAAGGGTCTGTCCCttgcccggccccggccccgcccaCCGGCCCCGCCCGAGCCATGCCCCGCCCAGCTCCGGGCAAGCCCCGCCCCCAGGCAAGTGCCCCTCCCCCCGTCCGTCCGTCACCTGGGTCCAGCGGGCGGGGTCTGTGGGGGCGGAGGGAGGCTGGGGCGGCTAATGCTGAAGGGAGCGAACTGTCACCAAGAAAGCGGAGACCCGAGCACCGCAACACTCCCCCCGCCCGCACACGCATACGAAACGGACACCACGCACTCCTGCTTGCGGGACTCATGCCCTCCCTTTTTCCGAATCTCCCGAGGAATTCCAACCAACGACTCGCCGGACTGCGAGAGCCGAGAGCCCCACGAACCCTGGCGTCTGCAGGAAGGCGGGCTCCGACCTCTCCGCCTGCATCCCGCTTGTTGGGGAGTGCGCCACAGAGAGCGCCGGGTCCGAGACAGACCCCGGGACGGAACAGAGTCGCAGACTACCCCAGCCAAGCCACGCACAGACTCTCACACACTCGCCCACCACGCTGGCTGGCGGCGCCCAAACATCCGGGCGGGTCCTACTTGGTTGTACAGGCCGGGGACGCCCACAGGCTCGCCCTCAAATGACCACGTCCCCACACGCGGCTTCATTGGCGCACAGGTCCAGCGCCGCCCGGGGACCCCACCAGCGCCCATCCGACTCCACGCTGGCCTCGCCTACACACCCACAGATCTGCCCCGGCAAACACACTGGCCACGCCCCGCAGACCACGCCCCGCCCCCGTCCACCCGTGGCCACGCCCCCGCCCACCCTTTGCTGGGCTCGCCCACACACCAGCTGGGCTGCCCCGACACACATGCACTGGTGGCCACGCCCCCACAGCGCCATCCACCCGTGGCCACGCCCCCGCCACCCCGTccacccctggcccctggccacgCCCCCGCCCACCTTTTGCCGGGCTCGCCCACACACCAGCGGGGCTGCACCATACACTGGTGGCCACGCCTCCACACGCAGGCCCGCTCCCGCCACTCTGGTCACACCCACAAGGCAGGTCCGGCCATACTTTGGCCACGCCCACACACGAAGGCCCGCCCCCCTAGACTGGCCACGCCCACAGCTCCTGATTCACCCCACCCACCACTTTAGTCACGCCCACACCCGGTCCGGCCCCTTCACACTGTCATTCCCACACGCGCCAGACCCGCTCCACAGCACGCACTCGACCCCGCCCCGGAAGCACAGGAGAGGCACTTGCTTTCACTGACAGAGGGCAGGGCTTGGGGCCCGCAGCAAGGCAGCAGCTTGAGGAACCGCTGCTTCAGCGCTTTTTTAGTGGGCCCTGGAGGGTGGCCTAGGAAAAGAGAAGACCCCAGGAAGGCAGATTAACCTCCGCTGTGCTCTGTggctttccctctcccctccagtTAAAAACCCACCCCAGCTGGGAGCGAGGCTAGGAAAGGAAtaaggtggggagggaaggaatggTGAGGGGGATATGGAGGTGCAGGTGCGGTGGGAAGGGGGCAGTGATGGGAAGCACGGTGGGTCTCACGGGTATGGGTACTTCGTCTAAAGGGGAGTGGCTAGGCAGCAAGGGGTAGGGGGAGTGGCTAACCCTTGGTTTGGGGTGTGCTGGGCAGCTCAGGGTGAAACCAGGTGAAAGGTTGCTTGGGTAGTAACATCTGTCTCtgacacacaccccccacacaggATGGCAGGGATGTACAGCAACGTACAGAATGAGAAATCACAAACTGATGGATGCCTGTGACAGCAGCTTGATACCAGTAACTCACCTGCTGGTCTAATGAGCatgctccaacacacacacacacgcaccacaAATACACACCTGACGTAAGTAAAACACGTTATAAAGATGGAGACCCACAATGACCGGGAACATCAGAGATTGCATCAAGGTGACAGTGCCACATACCATACCCCATTGTGACCAGGTCCTCTCACAGCACCCCAGTATCTGAGGCTGCACCTCCTCCCACCAGGCTTCATTTGTTTTGCATATATCCATATTTCTTTCTCACAACCTCTCATGCCAAGGCACCTGTAATCTTCGTGCCAGGAGAATAGGGTTGCTCAGGAGCTGTTCCGTCCACCCAGACTGTGTGGTCTTTCCTCTGCCCTTCCTGGTTCTTTGAAGGTGAAATGAGTGCAAACATGGAGGCAATTGAGATCTTGGAGACAAAGCCTCCAGTGTACCAGAGGGCTATCTGGTGGCCGGTGATCAgagctcctcctcccctctcctacAGCTCTAATTGCACCCGGGAGAGCTCCTGTGTTG
This window harbors:
- the KCNIP2 gene encoding Kv channel-interacting protein 2 isoform X4, with translation MSPASRSAWCPFRMRVRAGGVLRCSGLRFLGDSSLPSALAAPASLRPHRPRPLDPDSVEDEFELSTVCHRPEGLEQLQEQTKFTRKELQVLYRGFKNECPSGIVNEENFKQIYSQFFPQGDSSTYATFLFNAFDTNHDGSVSFEDFVAGLSVILRGSVDDRLNWAFNLYDLNKDGCITKEEMLDIMKSIYDMMGKYTYPALREEAPREHVESFFQKMDRNKDGVVTIEEFIESCQKMAGEEGGRLCV
- the KCNIP2 gene encoding Kv channel-interacting protein 2 isoform X6, coding for MRGQGRKESLSDSRDLDGSYDQLTGHPPGPTKKALKQRFLKLLPCCGPQALPSVSEMLRCSGLRFLGDSSLPSALAAPASLRPHRPRPLDPDSVEDEFELSTVCHRPEGLEQLQEQTKFTRKELQVLYRGFKNECPSGIVNEENFKQIYSQFFPQGDSSTYATFLFNAFDTNHDGSVSFEDFVAGLSVILRGSVDDRLNWAFNLYDLNKDGCITKEEMLDIMKSIYDMMGKYTYPALREEAPREHVESFFQKMDRNKDGVVTIEEFIESCQKDENIMRSMQLFDNVI
- the KCNIP2 gene encoding Kv channel-interacting protein 2 isoform X5 yields the protein MNRCPRRCRSPLGQAARSLYQLVTGSLSPDSVEDEFELSTVCHRPEGLEQLQEQTKFTRKELQVLYRGFKNECPSGIVNEENFKQIYSQFFPQGDSSTYATFLFNAFDTNHDGSVSFEDFVAGLSVILRGSVDDRLNWAFNLYDLNKDGCITKEEMLDIMKSIYDMMGKYTYPALREEAPREHVESFFQKMDRNKDGVVTIEEFIESCQKDENIMRSMQLFDNVI
- the KCNIP2 gene encoding Kv channel-interacting protein 2 isoform X3, with translation MSPASRSAWCPFRMRVRAGGVLRCSGLRFLGDSSLPSALAAPASLRPHRPRPLDPDSVEDEFELSTVCHRPEGLEQLQEQTKFTRKELQVLYRGFKNECPSGIVNEENFKQIYSQFFPQGDSSTYATFLFNAFDTNHDGSVSFEDFVAGLSVILRGSVDDRLNWAFNLYDLNKDGCITKEEMLDIMKSIYDMMGKYTYPALREEAPREHVESFFQKMDRNKDGVVTIEEFIESCQKDENIMRSMQLFDNVI
- the KCNIP2 gene encoding Kv channel-interacting protein 2 isoform X7, with amino-acid sequence MNLEGLEMVAVLVVLGLFVKVLEQFGLFEPVSLEDSVEDEFELSTVCHRPEGLEQLQEQTKFTRKELQVLYRGFKNECPSGIVNEENFKQIYSQFFPQGDSSTYATFLFNAFDTNHDGSVSFEDFVAGLSVILRGSVDDRLNWAFNLYDLNKDGCITKEEMLDIMKSIYDMMGKYTYPALREEAPREHVESFFQKMDRNKDGVVTIEEFIESCQKDENIMRSMQLFDNVI
- the KCNIP2 gene encoding Kv channel-interacting protein 2 isoform X2, giving the protein MNRCPRRCRSPLGQAARSLYQLVTGSLSPDSVEDEFELSTVCHRPEGLEQLQEQTKFTRKELQVLYRGFKNECPSGIVNEENFKQIYSQFFPQGDSSTYATFLFNAFDTNHDGSVSFEDFVAGLSVILRGSVDDRLNWAFNLYDLNKDGCITKEEMLDIMKSIYDMMGKYTYPALREEAPREHVESFFQKMDRNKDGVVTIEEFIESCQKVQALRPLGFPGLDSGPGSVIYDEDPLDRVLLTHIPRHPKPVPPHLGEAYYLEGLLYPHLCLPVSLALTSSFSPFLSPPCLPYPVTTG
- the KCNIP2 gene encoding Kv channel-interacting protein 2 isoform X1 gives rise to the protein MSPASRSAWCPFRMRVRAGGVLRCSGLRFLGDSSLPSALAAPASLRPHRPRPLDPDSVEDEFELSTVCHRPEGLEQLQEQTKFTRKELQVLYRGFKNECPSGIVNEENFKQIYSQFFPQGDSSTYATFLFNAFDTNHDGSVSFEDFVAGLSVILRGSVDDRLNWAFNLYDLNKDGCITKEEMLDIMKSIYDMMGKYTYPALREEAPREHVESFFQKMDRNKDGVVTIEEFIESCQKVQALRPLGFPGLDSGPGSVIYDEDPLDRVLLTHIPRHPKPVPPHLGEAYYLEGLLYPHLCLPVSLALTSSFSPFLSPPCLPYPVTTG